GCCGAGTTCGTAGGCGAGTGCGGCGGCGTCCGTGGCCAGGCGGCGGGCGGGCGGTTCCGGGACGGCGACGGGGGCGGGCTCCTCCACGGGGACCCATTCGGAGGCGTCATCGAGCGAGGCCGGCGCGGGCCTGCCCTTCGATCCGGCCGTGACGCAGCCACACAGAAGGGCCAGCACGGTGCAGACGGCAATCAACTGCAGATGCCTCATCCCCGTCTCCCCTGGCGCGTTCAGAACACCTTCCCGGAATCCAGCAGCACCGTGACCGGCCCGTCGTTCACAAGCGCCACCTCCATGTGTGCGCCGAAGACTCCCCGGCGCACCGGCAGGCCCTGCTCCTCCAGCGTCCGGGCGGTCAGCTCGTAGAGTGCCTCTGCCCTGGAGGGCTCCGCCGCACCGGTGAACGATGGTCGCCGCCCCTTGCGGCAGTCGCCGTAGAGGGTGAACTGGGAGACCAGGAGCACGCTTCCGCCGCAGTCGCGGACGGACAGGTTCATCTGGCCCTCCGCGTCGGAGAAGACGCGCAGGCCGGCCATCTTGCCGGCCATGTACTGCGCATCGGCCTCTTCGTCGTCCGCGCCCACCC
The Candidatus Brocadiaceae bacterium genome window above contains:
- a CDS encoding D-tyrosyl-tRNA(Tyr) deacylase gives rise to the protein MRAVVQRVSEASVRVDGRAVARIGPGLAVLLGVGADDEEADAQYMAGKMAGLRVFSDAEGQMNLSVRDCGGSVLLVSQFTLYGDCRKGRRPSFTGAAEPSRAEALYELTARTLEEQGLPVRRGVFGAHMEVALVNDGPVTVLLDSGKVF